A window of Meleagris gallopavo isolate NT-WF06-2002-E0010 breed Aviagen turkey brand Nicholas breeding stock chromosome 11, Turkey_5.1, whole genome shotgun sequence genomic DNA:
CAAAGAAGGAAGCGGTGTAGATGAATAAATGGagttcttcctccttccctggGGTTTCAGGCATTGTCCTGCTCTGAATGTGCTGGTGTTTTGCatgtgaaaatgtgctttgcaGATGGCAGTGCAGCCCTGTTTTCTGCAAATCCCCTATCAGTGATGGGGCTGGGATATGAATGGTAACAAGGACCCCCTTGGAAAGGCCCCAGCGCAGTGTAAGATGGTCCTTGGTAAGTTTGAAGACAAGAGTTTTGAAGATTCTAGGCTTCTACCtccagctgttttgtttgtttgccttctGTATTTGATCCAATTGATCTTCACACAACAGCAGAATCAGAATCCTAATCCAAATTATAACCTTTTTCTCAAGCTCCTGCAAGCTGTTAAGGGCAGAGGGGCAGAGGAGCAGTGccttttaaagcttttaaattaACAGAAAGGACCTTTggtgaatattttctttatggaaaaTTCAGTTTGCTTGTAGTCAGCTGTAATTTTAGCTGTATTCCTGCTATCTTATGTGCAGTTGTGATATGTACGTACGAACCCTTTTTAGTCTTGTTACATGAATTCATGTAACCCCTTTTGAGAGAAAAGACCTGAGTCTGTATATTGCTATGGATAAACATAGAGCTGAGAATCACATGGACGCTGGGTGCCATGGGTGTGGGAATACTTCTCAACAAGGGATTGTATTGGAGCTTCTAGGAGGTACATCCTTGGGTACGTTCAAGGCATCTGTGGTACAGAAAagagctgctgccactgctgttGGTTCCCTTGGCCCAGCTGAAGAAGCCTCTGTGAGGACACTGCGATGGGATTCCTGTCATCGGATGGTGACTGGCATGTAAAAAACTATGTGTGTTCATTCCCCATCATCCTTCCTGTCCTGATCCCCTCAGGGATGTGGTGGGCAGCCTGGGGtgagctctcctgctctgcCCTTTGCTCTCCTACAGCTTTCTGGGTGGACTACACAGATTTCTGTGGGTTGAAATTGTCTGTTGTGCCCCTCAAGGGGAAACAGATGTTGGTGTTTTGTGTTTCATGTTTCTATTTCAATGGGGATAAACACCCTGCAAGTAGTGAAGCTACCTGTAGGGAGGTCACATAGCTCTCCTCAGAGAGCAATGGTGTTATGCAGGACAAGTGTCCTGGGGTGGGTCTAGGGATACTAAGTGGTGGGAGGGATTTGCTGCTTTGCCATCCCAATGCTTGATGCACTGAGCGCTTTCATCTTGCACATACATCTAGCATAAACAAGTCAAAAACACACAGCAGTCTTGCTCCCAGTCTGGGTGTGCTCAGGATTGGTTTTGTCTAAAGGAAAAACTGAACCTGATGGCATTTCCTGCATGAAGTGCAGTGACAGATTAGCTACTGCACAGTGACAGATTAGCATCCCTATGCCTTCCATGCCAAAAAGCCTCTAGCACGTTTATACTTGTCAAATAAATATGATAACAGGGCTTCCAGGAAAACCACTTATCTCTCTTTCAGCCTTTTGTGGCTTGGTGCAGCTGCTATTTGTATCCCAATTAATTACTGCCACAAATGATTACATGGGGCTGAGGCACAATTAGGATCAGCCTATAATTGTCCCTAAAAGGGGCATGAATGCTTTCACAGATGGTCTCCCTGTAGGATGAAGCTGGCCAGTGTCTCCAGCTGCATCCATGCTATTTTGCACTGTTAGTGTGGTGactttcagtgctgtgcattcAGGATGAGTGTGTTGCCTTTCATTGAGCGGCAATACAGGGAGGGAAGAATCAAACACAGCTGTCAAGATCAAGGAATCAGAGTGCTTTTTTTAGTAACCTGCCCTAATTGCAGAGCAACAACAGCATTTTGGCCTTGATGTACCCATTATATTGGTTGTTATCTCATGGGAAGTGACTGCAGTGTTTGCTCTGAGAGccgtgattctgtgagaatgtcatgtttggggagCGGAGGGGTCAGTTGCTGGCTGAGTCAGCTGCTGATCCAGGAGCAGTGCAGGGTAATTCTGGTGTAGGTGTTTCAGTCCCTGTCACTGTGCCAGCGGGGAAAAGTCAGGAGAAGTCCCTTGGGACATGGAAAGAAATTGTTCAAAGCAGTTTCCAAGTGATACGTCCTGTTGCGCTTATAGGAGCTTCTTGCATGATAGGGGGGCAGGTATAGAAAGGCTGTGCCATTCTCTGCTAAAAGGAGGCCAAGGGATCTTTGGTGTGCTGTCCTCATGCCCTGACTGCCAAACAGAGAACACATCTGAGAGCTGAATGCTGCAGGAACAGGGCTGCGctgtcagctgtgctggtgcacaGGCAGCAGTACTGGTGTTCTTTTCCACCTGCCTGAGCTCAGCATGCCCAAACTGTGTGTATGTTCCTTCCTGGGCTGCCTGATGAAGGGAGGCCACCCCCTTTCTCTAAACCCTTCCCAAGGACACAGACAAAGAGACAGGAGAGTTCTGTATTGAGAGAGCACTTTATTGTGATGTTCTTTGCAGTGTGGTGATCCAGTGGGGTTTGGGAAGTGGTGCTGTAGGAAGTATTTTTAGTCAAAGCCTTAATGCTGTCTTGAGCTCGTAGCAATGCCTATCTCTGCTGTGTGTTGTATACCTGGGAAGGTGTGGGCTAAAGAAGAGGGAGGACAAACCATGGGTGGAGATCAGAGGCCCTGATAAGGTGGGGAGTGATGATGGCCAAAGCCtggccagcagctccagctgtaCTCAAGCAGGGAGGTAATGCTGGCTGATACAGGTACTGTTGTGTCAACTGGATTCAAGTGTCAAAAAGGGGTAAGGTAGAATGTGATATTGAACATATATGAAAATCAGCCTTAAATTTAAAACAAGGCCGGCCCATCTTGAGAGCGACCGTTTCATGATGTGGCCGGAGTGGTGTTTGACTTGGGGCCCCGGTTTCCATCAGGAGAGCAAGAGCAGAGGTAGGAGTGAACTCTTGTCCCACGGAAGTCACCTGTGTGTCAGGTCAGTGATTTCAGGGGAGATGGGGTCCACCCTGGGCAACGGTGGTCCCCGCGTGGTCAGGGGAATTTTCTGGTAACTCGAGTGCAGCTGTAGTGCCGGTGCCCCAGAAGGCATGTGGGGTTAAGCGGCCTTGTCCCCTCCCGTGTAGCCCCCCTGCTCTAATGGTCATCCATGTCAGGGTACAGGAGGAAGCCCATGAAAGTGGAATCATTGATGTTGTCGGCATAGACCCCGTTGTTGTCGCCCTCCCCGTACACCTGGAGCCAGACCTCGTCCCCCGAGCTGAGGTGCAGCAAGACGGAGCCGCTCGCTTGGTCAACGTTGTCCTTCTGGAACTGGTCGTAGGTGAAGATCACTGCCTTGTCCTTCTTGTAGAGGCTGACCTTGACGTCGGTCGTGTAGACCGTCAGGTGGTAGGCGAAGAAGTACGTGCCGGGGATGCTGCAGAGGAACTTGCCGGTGCTGCTGTCGTAGTGGTTCTGCTCGTTGTAGAAGATCTTGGTGAAGCGGATGGGGACGTTGGGGTGGGGGGCTCGCTCCGTCAGCCCCACGCTGAAGGCGGAGCGGTACACGTAGGCGCTTTCACCCTTCTGCCCCTTCATCCCCATGTGTCCTGGAAATCCTCTCGGTCCTTCTGCACCTGTGGCACCCTTTTCACCTGTGTCACCTCTGGCACCTTGTAGACCTGGGGATCAGAATTTGGATTGGAATCTGTGTTTGCCCTTTTCTGCTACCCTGGTGCCAGAATTGCAGAGTGGCCCGTGGCATCACGAGCTGCCAAGCAGCATGGAGCCCAGTCTTTCCCCTGTGGGCAGGCTGGGTGACATCTGTGCCCCATGGTGTGGGACACCACATCCCCCCAGGTGTGCCAAGCTGCTGGTAGCTGTGTGTCTGGGGAACAATTGTTAATTGAAAAAACAGCCATCAGCCTATCTCTTTGCCATAGGCTGTGTAATCTCTAttgctggaggcattcaaaaGCAATCTGGACATGGTCAGCCACTGCTCATGGGACGCACCCACCAGGTGTTGTGTGTACTGGGCCTGGGGCTCATCTTGGGACTGCCCATGTGCTCCAGCGTGTGTGTACCTCAAGCTCCTCACCAACCTGGCTCTCCTTTGTCCCCCTTTTGTCCATCTTTTCCATCCTTGCCATCTCTTCCTGGCAGCCCGTTGTGGCCAGGGTGTCCTGGTGCTCCTCCCATCCAGTTGGCGCATGACATTTTGGGGTCAGGCTGGTCATCCTGGGCAGCCACCTCTGTGCCATGtaaagccagcagcagcagcagcgagCAAACAAGGAAGCCTGCTGAGCTCCTCATGGTGACTTCCTGAAGTGGATAAGGGTTTTGTTAACTGCAAAGTTTTAAAGGAAATAGGAGAAGTGATGAACCCCCCCCACCTCCACCTTTGAATACCAGCAAACTGCAGGAGGCTACAGTTTGAATCAACACATCTGAAGGAAATTAATTCTGTGTACCTCAGTGGCCTTTCTGTGGTGTCACATCCAGTTAGCAGAGCTAGGATGGGGCCTTAATAGCAGTGAGGATGTTGGCCCTGTAGCAAAGCCAGCATGCAGACAAGCGAGCTGGAGAGCTGCTCTTAGGTGCTCACTGACTGTGCTGCACTGGCATGGTGGGAACTCAGAACTAAGCTGGCGGGTTTGGGGATGTCTGGGGGTGGTTTTTGTGCAGAGCTCTTCTCAGTTAGCAGCGATGTGCTTGATCTTCCACCTGGCTGACTGAACAGTTGGTTGGGAGCACAGATTTGCATTCAAATCTCAAAAGCTTTGTTGCTGATGGGTTGTTTTGTCACTGTACCTACAGCATGCTAACCCCAGAGTAATGCAAACTTCCTCTTTTTGATTGTATTGAGTTATGatgctgttgttatttttccacCTGAATTGTGTTAATTGTGTTTTTGGATTGCATGAGCGCATCTTCCACTGCTTCTGGGTACCACAGAGTTGTACTCTTCTTTaactgagctgctctgctcatcAGAGCACGTTTGTCTAGAACTGGAGGTGTGGGAAACACACCGTGTTCAGCCTGACAGATTGTCCCAAGGCTCTCAGAAACTGATGGGACCTTCACATGCTTTAGATCAGGCATTCAGGAAATGGATATCTACATCTCATTGTTGTATTGTCCTGCTCCCCATGCAGGACTTATTCTCTGAAATAAGAAGCAGCCTGTTATGGGGAGTGGCATGCTGAGGAAGAAATGTGAATTACAGCATGGCCACTAGAGTGCCCTAGCTCTCTAATTTTTGAGAGAGATAGAATTTCAGAGCAACTCTGTTgcagagattttgtttttcttttgtgaacCACTTAAATGTCATATTTTCAGTAGTTTCTCATCTATGGCATAGCAGCTTCAATGCAAGTTGAATTGCAAAGAGGTTACCATGAGTTTTGTTTCTGGATGTGACGGGGCTTTCAGGAAAGCTTCAGAGCTCTGCACAGTGACCTGGGTGGGCAGTGCCCTGCACAGGGAGCTAAGCACACACAGCCTGGAGCCCTCCCAGCTGTTGGGCTCTGGCACTCCGTGGTGGGACAAGGCCCCTCTGGGGGCACTTCTGGTGCTGAGAGTGCTGTGCCTGGATCAGTCCAGAGACCACAACCTGCAGCTTAGGAGCGAGTGGATGAGATGCACATACATCCCACAGGCACCCTGGGGATCAAGGTGGAGTGTGCATATTTGGGTGCACTGCAGGATGGCTGATTTGCTGTACGGAACTGTGCTGAGCAGGACACACAACTCTTGGGACCCTACCCAGCTCCATGTGCTCCTCACTGCTATTCTTCTTGTTTGGGAAACGGCAATTCTTTGGCATGTAAATGTCATTGGTGCCTTTTCAGAGAAGTAACAGGTAAACTCAGAAGATTTGGTAGCGCTCAGTAAATACAGGGACTGCCAGGAGAATTAAAGCTCACATGCATTATCGGAAGCGTGTTCATTTAGCAGCAGAAATCAGAATATCACGTGGAAGAACAACACCATTCAGAATTGAAGTTTAATGCAGACATATACATGCACAAACTCTCTACACAAAGTGGTTCAAAAAATGCCATTTCCATCTCCTCTGGCTCCCTCAAAGGGCGTTAGCTGGGCTATTGGAGCCATGTGCTCCTTTagcagtgcctgcaggcagcacggGCAGCACGCTCCTTGCCGCTGTCACAGCGCTGAATTGCTCTGGGGCTCAGCCCTGGGTAGCACAGCTTTGTGCCAAGGAGCAAagccagtgctgctggggctccATGCGGAAAGAACTGGCTCCAGAAGTGCCCCTGCAGTAGCTCCACCAGGGCTATGCATTTGTGTGCTGCCGTTCCTGACTGCTTTTGGTTGAGGAGTTTGGATCTGCAAACAGTGGCTCTGGAAACAAGAGTGTGATGAGCATAAGGGAGATGAGCAGTTCTCGGATTAAGATGATCGTTATCTCTTCTGAGAATAAGGCTCAGAGAGGAATCTTCGTGTGATGGGGGAAAGTTTGCGTGTGCTTCAGCCGAAAAGAAGAGCAAAGGCAGCATTTAGGAAGAGGGGAGAAAAGTCCTGCTTACCGCTCCTCGGAGTCCTGGCTGTTGCTGCAGTCTCCTTAGGAATGGAGTCCggacagcacagcactgtcccTAAGGGCACGATGAGCTGTTCGTTAAGATCCTCtattttccatttgctgttGCACACGCTGCCTTAACAGTTGGGTCTTCCCATTAACTTTTCCAGCTGTCACTTGTTTTTGGGATCACTTACAATATCCAGTTCAAAGTGTCAGCTTGTGGAAGTATCCAtaagaagagaaagagcagTTTGGGAATTTCCAGGGAAAGCAAGGAGGAGTGATGTTTTGGGGAAGTCAGTGCCTGAAAGCTGGTTTGTCTGAGGCTCAACTGTTCCAGGTGCCTGTGAACAGCCACTGCTCTGGGTAACTTGGAAGACttttctgcagctgatggagaaaGGGCGTTTACAGGCTTGTATTAACACATTCAAAtgtgcatgatttttttttttgttccagtgTGTTCATAAATGAATCACTGTGTGAGAAGTTTGTTCTTCTCCTTTCAGCAGCTGGAACTGCTGCTGCACCAAAGAAGGGAATTGCTGGGACggggcagtgctggcagagctgcactgcagccagagctgggcAAACAGGCTGCCTCCTGCACGCGGCAGGGCTCGTGGCAATCTGAAAGCTGGCTGTCTGGGGGAAGGCAAGGATGTGTGTAATAAATGACTTTCTGATGTATAAGCATGGGATTCAGCTAGGGAAAGGAATTGTAGTGTTAAGGAATAGGGTGAAACAGGGCGGAGCCGTCATTGAactgcttgtttgctttcttccctaTTTTGGTTGAGCTGTTGGTCCAGCATTTGAAgaatttgaactttttttttacttgacaGTAATTTTTCCAGGCAGGGTGAAGATTCAAATCAGTCCTCTCTCATCCAGTACCACAGAGCATAGAACTGGTTGGAGATTAGCTGACTCTCCCTGACTGGGATCTATGCAGATTTCAGCTTCCAGCCTTCATCAGCCTCACGCTCAGCCTGGCCTCGCTTGCTCTCTTAGATCCAATCCCAGCCAGCAATGATGGACAGTAGACTGGAGTTTCTcctttgaattaaaaataagcttGGAGTTATATTTAGCCACCTACAAAAGTGAAGCAGGATGCTCATTATCAGCCAGGCTTGGCACggtctgcactgctgcagctcgAGGACTGAGCACTGTGCCCCAGGGACGCCTGCTCCGAGCTGCCTTGCCCTGTGCCCTCGTCTTCCCCACCACCCTGGATACAGCACGTACAAGAGACAACAGCCCTCGCTTTGCTAAAAACAGCAAACGCTGTTTATGTCATCCTACAGGCAGGCTGACAGGCTGTAAAATGCTATTTTGGTGCAGCCCGTGCACTGTGGACGAGTGGAGCACTGTGCAGGAGCACGGATGCCAATCTGTCAGCCCATCCCATGCTGCAACAGGTAGTTTGGGCAGGGGCACTCCTGCCGGGCTCTGGCAACAGTGTGTCCCCCTCCTTGGGGATCACAGACAAACTTTCCCAGCCCCGTGGAGTGCTGCTTGGCTCCTGGCAAGGGCGGTTGGCACATTGGTGTTTCTCATGCCAAAAAGGGACATTGAGATGTGTTTGTTGAGACCCTGCCAGCTCCTACTCGCTTCCGTGCAGGCTGGCAGCTGAGCCTGGTACTGCTCCTTTCAGCACGGCCCAGTCATGTCCAGGATTTGTTCTGTGGCAGGGAGCaacagggcagggagcagaagacaAACTCAGAGATCTGGTGTGCAGCATTGCCCCCAAAACACCCCCAGCCCAAACCAGGATTTGTCCATCCTGCTGCAatgagtggtgaggcattgacacagctgcccagggaggtgggatcactgtccctgaaggtgttccagagctgtggagatgtggcacttagggttgtggtcagtgggcatggtggggtgggctggggttggacttgggtTAGACTTGGGGCTCTGaggggtcttttccagtctGGATAATGGTTCTAAGATGCAGTGAGAGCTGCCACCCCTGGCAGCAGGTTATCCCACAGCCTGAGGCCTATCTGTATCCACTCAAACACGTGGTTAAGAGCAgacaaattatttattcatgAGTGATTTCTGACTAACATAAGCATGGAGAAGAGCAGCTTTTTCTGCAGATGTGAATTTCCTTGTTGCCCAGCTAGCTGTGAGTTTTGAACAATAAATGGAGCTAAGAGTGGCCTGGATCCTATGTGCTTGGCTTTGGCAGTGCCAGAGTGAGGGGCTTTGCTTAGCTCTGTGTGGGGTCAGGTGGGGAAGGTAGAGGGCTGGAGGGTGGCCATGGACATGGGTGGTTTGGTGGGGATGTAGTTTTGGTGGGAatgctggggcagctgctggtggtgcCTGCC
This region includes:
- the ADIPOQ gene encoding adiponectin, which produces MRSSAGFLVCSLLLLLALHGTEVAAQDDQPDPKMSCANWMGGAPGHPGHNGLPGRDGKDGKDGQKGDKGEPGLQGARGDTGEKGATGAEGPRGFPGHMGMKGQKGESAYVYRSAFSVGLTERAPHPNVPIRFTKIFYNEQNHYDSSTGKFLCSIPGTYFFAYHLTVYTTDVKVSLYKKDKAVIFTYDQFQKDNVDQASGSVLLHLSSGDEVWLQVYGEGDNNGVYADNINDSTFMGFLLYPDMDDH